The Lagenorhynchus albirostris chromosome 6, mLagAlb1.1, whole genome shotgun sequence genome includes a window with the following:
- the WNT6 gene encoding protein Wnt-6 isoform X2 has translation MQPPAPSRLRLLFLLLLCPAHVGGLWWAVGSPLVMDPTSICRKARRLAGRQAELCQAEPEVVAELARGARLGVRECQFQFRFRRWNCSSHSKAFGRILQQDIRETAFVFAITAAGASHAVTQACSMGELLQCGCQAPRGRAPPRPPGLPGTPGPPGPAGSPDGSAAWEWGGCGDDVDFGDEKSRLFMDAQHKRGRGDIRALVQLHNNEAGRLAVRSHTRTECKCHGLSGSCALRTCWQKLPPFREVGARLLERFHGASRVMGTNDGKALLPAVRTLKPPGRADLLYAADSPDFCAPNRRTGSPGTRGRACNSSAPDLSGCDLLCCGRGHRQESVQLEENCLCRFHWCCVVQCHRCRVRKELSLCL, from the exons GGCCGTGGGCAGCCCCTTGGTCATGGACCCTACCAGCATCTGCAGGAAGGCACGGCGGCTAGCAGGGCGGCAGGCTGAGCTGTGCCAGGCCGAGCCAGAAGTTGTGGCCGAGCTAGCGCGGGGCGCCCGGCTAGGGGTTCGAGAATGCCAGTTCCAGTTCCGCTTCCGCCGCTGGAACTGCTCCAGCCACAGCAAGGCCTTTGGGCGCATCCTGCAGCAGG aCATCCGGGAGACGGCCTTCGTGTTTGCCATAACGGCCGCGGGCGCCAGCCACGCCGTCACGCAGGCCTGCTCCATGGGCGAGCTGCTGCAGTGTGGCTGCCAGGCGCCCCGCGGCCGGGCCCCGCCCCGTCCCCCCGGCCTGCCAGGTACCCCTGGGCCCCCGGGCCCCGCGGGCTCCCCCGACGGCAGCGCCgcctgggagtggggaggctgCGGCGACGACGTGGACTTCGGGGATGAGAAGTCGAGGCTCTTTATGGACGCGCAGCACAAGCGGGGACGTGGAGACATCCGTGCGTTGGTGCAACTTCACAACAACGAGGCGGGCCGGCTG GCCGTGCGGAGCCACACGCGGACCGAATGCAAGTGCCATGGCCTGTCGGGCTCATGCGCGCTGCGCACCTGCTGGCAGAAGTTGCCCCCGTTCCGCGAGGTGGGCGCGCGGCTGCTCGAGCGCTTCCACGGCGCCTCGCGTGTCATGGGCACCAACGATGGCAAGGCTCTGCTGCCCGCTGTCCGCACGCTCAAGCCGCCTGGCCGCGCTGACCTACTATACGCTGCCGACTCGCCCGACTTCTGCGCCCCCAACCGGCGCACCGGTTCGCCGGGCACGCGCGGCCGCGCCTGCAACAGCAGTGCCCCGGACCTCAGTGGCTGCGACCTGCTGTGCTGCGGCCGCGGCCACCGCCAGGAGAGCGTGCAGCTCGAGGAGAACTGTCTGTGCCGCTTCCACTGGTGCTGCGTAGTGCAGTGCCACCGCTGCCGCGTGCGCAAGGAACTCAGCCTCTGCCTCTGA
- the WNT6 gene encoding protein Wnt-6 isoform X3, whose product MDPTSICRKARRLAGRQAELCQAEPEVVAELARGARLGVRECQFQFRFRRWNCSSHSKAFGRILQQDIRETAFVFAITAAGASHAVTQACSMGELLQCGCQAPRGRAPPRPPGLPGTPGPPGPAGSPDGSAAWEWGGCGDDVDFGDEKSRLFMDAQHKRGRGDIRALVQLHNNEAGRLAVRSHTRTECKCHGLSGSCALRTCWQKLPPFREVGARLLERFHGASRVMGTNDGKALLPAVRTLKPPGRADLLYAADSPDFCAPNRRTGSPGTRGRACNSSAPDLSGCDLLCCGRGHRQESVQLEENCLCRFHWCCVVQCHRCRVRKELSLCL is encoded by the exons ATGGACCCTACCAGCATCTGCAGGAAGGCACGGCGGCTAGCAGGGCGGCAGGCTGAGCTGTGCCAGGCCGAGCCAGAAGTTGTGGCCGAGCTAGCGCGGGGCGCCCGGCTAGGGGTTCGAGAATGCCAGTTCCAGTTCCGCTTCCGCCGCTGGAACTGCTCCAGCCACAGCAAGGCCTTTGGGCGCATCCTGCAGCAGG aCATCCGGGAGACGGCCTTCGTGTTTGCCATAACGGCCGCGGGCGCCAGCCACGCCGTCACGCAGGCCTGCTCCATGGGCGAGCTGCTGCAGTGTGGCTGCCAGGCGCCCCGCGGCCGGGCCCCGCCCCGTCCCCCCGGCCTGCCAGGTACCCCTGGGCCCCCGGGCCCCGCGGGCTCCCCCGACGGCAGCGCCgcctgggagtggggaggctgCGGCGACGACGTGGACTTCGGGGATGAGAAGTCGAGGCTCTTTATGGACGCGCAGCACAAGCGGGGACGTGGAGACATCCGTGCGTTGGTGCAACTTCACAACAACGAGGCGGGCCGGCTG GCCGTGCGGAGCCACACGCGGACCGAATGCAAGTGCCATGGCCTGTCGGGCTCATGCGCGCTGCGCACCTGCTGGCAGAAGTTGCCCCCGTTCCGCGAGGTGGGCGCGCGGCTGCTCGAGCGCTTCCACGGCGCCTCGCGTGTCATGGGCACCAACGATGGCAAGGCTCTGCTGCCCGCTGTCCGCACGCTCAAGCCGCCTGGCCGCGCTGACCTACTATACGCTGCCGACTCGCCCGACTTCTGCGCCCCCAACCGGCGCACCGGTTCGCCGGGCACGCGCGGCCGCGCCTGCAACAGCAGTGCCCCGGACCTCAGTGGCTGCGACCTGCTGTGCTGCGGCCGCGGCCACCGCCAGGAGAGCGTGCAGCTCGAGGAGAACTGTCTGTGCCGCTTCCACTGGTGCTGCGTAGTGCAGTGCCACCGCTGCCGCGTGCGCAAGGAACTCAGCCTCTGCCTCTGA